The Spirosoma radiotolerans genome has a window encoding:
- a CDS encoding SDR family NAD(P)-dependent oxidoreductase: MSKELLPGIKQFDLTGKSAIITGGSKGLGLAMAAGLASAGASVMLVNRNAEEGAAAAQELSTDYGVKAISFAADITKADQTEAMVNAALDAFGKVDCLINSAGINIRGPIDELTLEDFSKVMDVNVTGTWLCCRAVTPAMKKAGRGSIINLASTLGLVGLSNRTPYTSSKGAVVQMTRALALELAPFNITVNAICPGPFLTEMNLPIADTEEGLKFVVGATALGRWGLLREIQGAAIFLASDAATFMVGSMLTVDGGWTAR, from the coding sequence ATGAGTAAAGAACTTCTTCCGGGTATTAAGCAATTTGACCTCACTGGAAAGTCAGCCATCATTACGGGTGGCTCAAAGGGACTGGGTTTAGCGATGGCCGCCGGACTGGCTTCCGCAGGAGCCAGCGTCATGCTGGTAAACCGCAACGCCGAAGAAGGCGCAGCCGCTGCCCAGGAATTGAGTACGGACTATGGCGTTAAAGCCATTTCGTTTGCGGCCGACATTACCAAAGCTGACCAAACTGAAGCGATGGTCAACGCAGCGCTGGATGCATTCGGGAAAGTTGATTGTCTGATCAATAGCGCGGGCATCAACATTCGGGGGCCCATCGACGAACTGACGCTCGAGGATTTCAGCAAGGTCATGGATGTCAACGTCACCGGCACCTGGCTTTGCTGCCGGGCCGTTACGCCAGCCATGAAAAAAGCAGGCCGGGGCAGTATCATCAATCTGGCCAGTACACTTGGTCTGGTTGGCTTGTCGAACCGGACGCCCTATACATCCAGCAAAGGCGCAGTGGTGCAAATGACCCGTGCGCTGGCCCTGGAGCTGGCTCCATTCAACATTACGGTCAATGCCATTTGTCCCGGTCCGTTTCTGACCGAAATGAATCTACCTATTGCCGATACCGAAGAGGGCCTAAAATTTGTGGTGGGTGCTACGGCGCTGGGCCGATGGGGCCTGTTGCGCGAAATTCAGGGGGCCGCGATCTTCCTGGCCAGCGATGCCGCCACGTTTATGGTCGGCTCGATGCTCACCGTAGACGGCGGCTGGACAGCGAGGTAA
- a CDS encoding DUF7133 domain-containing protein, whose translation MTKPVYSVCLLGAALFCLVSFKGKFGSLLDEGPSPARTPTEELATFQLEPGLKLQLVAAEPMVQDPVVITFDEDGRLWVVEMRGFMPTIDGEGENKPVGRISVLEDTNGDGQMDVSKVYLDSLVMPRALALVPGGALVAENGSLWMTKDLNGDGKADSKTLIDKDYAGSGLPEHSGNGLWRSMDNWLYNAKSRFRYKEVNGAWQRDSTEARGQWGISHDDQGRLYYNYNWSQLHADLVPPNYLSRNKHHTPTTGIDYGLTIDRRVYPIRPNPAVNRGYIPGTLDKEGHLLEFTAACSPLVYRGMALPKPFYGNVFVCEPAGNLIKRNISENKELLIAAHDPHPGKEFLASTDERFRPVHLTTGPDGALYVADMYRGLIQHSAYVTPYLKEQTIARGLVKPVNYGRIWRIVPENWQASKPKKLSTASSAELVAELSNPDGWHRDMAQRLLIERKDKSTRQALTDLAQKGTDQLGRFHALWTLDGLQMSSPTVLFGLLTDNNTLVRTTALRLLEPFAKTDRTVRAKLGEQLVKDWEKAPIEQVLQMAFTAAVLDQNAAQPLLAGIVNRYGESALIRDAALSSLQDREFAFLQSLTKSPTWQTTQPSKEIFLEMLTTSVIRKRNSAELTALLAMLNTPNATLTWQEKAILTGLSIQGSNSKLKPIRLAAAPKIMTQSAGKIDPTRLATLGAMFEWPGHVASRANLPKKSLLNDDEQKLFAAGRQHYLSTCSGCHGTDGAGLKRFAPPLIGSDWVLGDEKRLSLIILHGMEGPVEVAKKVYDAPDILPVMPAHSTMDDGSITAILMYIRNEWGNNAGPIGKRVVGMTRVTSQGRVVPWTAKELNNYISEGKATSGK comes from the coding sequence ATGACTAAGCCCGTTTATTCCGTATGCTTACTGGGTGCTGCCCTTTTTTGCCTGGTAAGCTTCAAAGGTAAATTTGGTAGTTTGCTGGACGAAGGTCCTTCTCCTGCCCGAACGCCCACCGAAGAATTAGCGACCTTTCAGCTTGAGCCCGGCCTGAAGTTGCAGCTCGTTGCCGCAGAACCCATGGTGCAGGATCCTGTCGTCATTACCTTCGATGAAGATGGCCGACTGTGGGTTGTGGAGATGCGTGGGTTCATGCCAACCATCGACGGCGAAGGCGAAAATAAGCCCGTCGGCCGGATCTCCGTGCTGGAGGATACAAACGGCGATGGCCAGATGGACGTCAGCAAGGTCTACCTCGACAGCCTGGTGATGCCCCGCGCCCTGGCGCTGGTTCCCGGCGGGGCGCTGGTGGCCGAAAATGGTTCGTTGTGGATGACCAAAGACCTGAATGGCGACGGTAAAGCCGACTCGAAAACCCTCATCGACAAAGATTATGCGGGTAGCGGCCTTCCCGAGCATTCGGGCAATGGACTCTGGCGTAGCATGGACAACTGGCTCTACAACGCCAAGTCGCGTTTTCGCTACAAAGAAGTGAACGGAGCGTGGCAACGTGACAGTACGGAAGCTCGTGGCCAATGGGGCATCAGCCACGACGACCAGGGGCGGTTGTATTACAATTACAACTGGTCACAGTTACACGCCGATCTGGTGCCGCCCAATTACCTCTCCCGCAACAAACACCACACCCCCACGACAGGCATCGACTATGGCCTGACCATCGACCGGCGGGTTTACCCCATCCGGCCTAATCCGGCTGTCAACCGGGGGTACATACCCGGCACTTTGGATAAAGAAGGGCATTTGCTGGAATTTACGGCGGCCTGCTCGCCCCTCGTTTATCGGGGCATGGCCTTACCCAAACCTTTTTATGGCAATGTGTTCGTGTGCGAACCGGCCGGAAACTTGATCAAGCGAAATATATCCGAGAATAAAGAACTGCTCATTGCCGCCCACGACCCCCACCCCGGCAAGGAGTTTCTGGCATCGACCGACGAACGGTTCAGGCCCGTTCATCTGACAACAGGGCCTGACGGGGCGCTCTATGTGGCCGATATGTACAGAGGTCTTATCCAGCATAGCGCCTATGTAACGCCCTATTTGAAAGAACAGACGATTGCCCGCGGTTTGGTAAAACCCGTCAACTACGGTCGCATCTGGCGGATCGTTCCCGAGAACTGGCAGGCCTCGAAGCCGAAAAAACTGTCTACAGCCTCGTCAGCGGAGCTGGTTGCCGAACTCTCCAATCCCGACGGCTGGCACCGGGATATGGCCCAGCGACTGTTGATCGAGCGTAAGGATAAAAGTACCCGGCAGGCCCTGACGGATTTAGCGCAGAAAGGCACCGATCAGCTAGGTCGTTTCCACGCCTTATGGACGCTGGATGGCCTACAAATGAGCAGCCCGACGGTTCTCTTTGGCCTCCTGACGGACAACAACACCCTCGTCAGAACGACGGCTCTTCGGCTACTCGAACCCTTCGCCAAAACAGACAGAACAGTGCGCGCCAAACTGGGTGAGCAACTGGTGAAGGACTGGGAGAAAGCCCCGATTGAACAAGTGCTCCAAATGGCGTTTACGGCGGCCGTACTTGACCAGAATGCCGCACAGCCCTTGCTGGCGGGCATCGTAAACCGATATGGTGAATCGGCCCTGATTCGGGATGCCGCCCTCAGCAGCCTTCAGGACCGGGAGTTTGCTTTTTTGCAAAGCCTGACGAAATCACCCACCTGGCAAACGACTCAGCCTTCGAAAGAAATTTTTCTGGAAATGTTGACTACGTCCGTCATTCGCAAGCGGAATTCAGCCGAACTAACCGCTCTGCTGGCCATGCTGAACACGCCAAACGCAACCTTGACCTGGCAGGAAAAAGCGATCCTGACGGGCTTATCGATTCAGGGCAGTAACAGCAAGCTAAAACCGATCAGGCTGGCAGCAGCGCCCAAAATTATGACCCAGTCGGCGGGCAAGATCGACCCTACCCGGCTGGCTACCCTGGGCGCCATGTTCGAATGGCCGGGCCACGTTGCCAGCCGAGCCAACCTGCCCAAAAAGAGCCTGCTGAACGACGATGAGCAAAAATTGTTCGCAGCAGGACGTCAGCATTACCTCAGCACCTGCTCCGGCTGTCATGGTACAGACGGTGCCGGTTTAAAGCGATTTGCCCCGCCCCTCATCGGTTCTGACTGGGTTTTGGGCGACGAAAAACGCCTGTCGCTTATCATCCTGCACGGCATGGAAGGCCCGGTAGAAGTGGCCAAAAAAGTATATGATGCCCCGGACATTCTGCCGGTTATGCCGGCTCACTCGACCATGGACGATGGTTCGATTACGGCCATTCTGATGTACATCCGAAATGAGTGGGGCAACAACGCAGGTCCCATCGGGAAGCGCGTGGTGGGCATGACACGGGTTACCTCGCAGGGGCGGGTTGTTCCCTGGACCGCTAAAGAATTGAACAATTATATCTCTGAAGGCAAGGCTACCAGCGGAAAATAA
- a CDS encoding SDR family NAD(P)-dependent oxidoreductase translates to MSTRFTDQVAIITGGADGIGKGIARRIASEGATVALFDINSALLDHTVAEFGSQGHKVTGYVVDISDEASVKNAVEQVVQTHQRLDIMVNSAGIVGPTSTKITDYSVDEYDRIYAINLRGAFLMTKYAIQAMEKANYGRILHMASIAGKEGNPFMAGYSSMKAGVIGLVKGVGKEYAETGITVNGIAPAVIKTALNEHTAPEQLAYMTAKIPMKRLGTVEEVAALAAWVLSEEASFNTGFIFDLSGGRATY, encoded by the coding sequence ATGTCAACACGATTCACAGATCAGGTCGCGATTATTACCGGTGGTGCCGATGGCATTGGAAAAGGAATTGCCCGGCGCATTGCTTCGGAAGGAGCCACGGTTGCGTTGTTCGATATTAACAGCGCACTGCTCGACCACACGGTGGCTGAGTTTGGTAGCCAAGGGCATAAGGTGACCGGATACGTTGTCGATATTTCGGACGAAGCATCGGTAAAAAACGCCGTCGAACAGGTAGTGCAAACCCACCAGCGGCTGGATATTATGGTTAACTCGGCGGGAATCGTCGGGCCAACCAGCACAAAAATTACGGACTATTCAGTTGATGAATACGACCGCATCTACGCGATCAATTTACGGGGGGCTTTTCTGATGACGAAGTATGCCATCCAGGCTATGGAAAAAGCCAATTATGGGCGAATACTTCATATGGCGTCGATTGCCGGTAAGGAAGGGAACCCGTTTATGGCGGGCTATTCATCCATGAAAGCGGGCGTGATTGGGCTGGTAAAAGGGGTGGGAAAAGAATATGCCGAGACGGGCATTACCGTAAATGGGATCGCTCCGGCGGTGATCAAAACGGCCTTGAACGAGCATACTGCCCCCGAACAACTGGCCTATATGACGGCCAAAATACCCATGAAGCGACTAGGGACCGTGGAGGAAGTGGCGGCCCTTGCCGCCTGGGTTTTATCAGAAGAAGCGAGCTTCAATACGGGTTTTATTTTCGATTTGTCGGGTGGGCGGGCTACCTATTGA
- a CDS encoding sugar phosphate isomerase/epimerase family protein, producing the protein MKRRDFIQKASLGAAALSLPQLPTFAKDTRMGIVVHSYWSRWNSKTDSKKYPAFTNAIQLLDHCHQLGAGGVQVIVNGWSTDFAKKVRDEREKYGLYLEGSIGLPKKAEDVSKFEQDVVNAREAGAHVLRTVCSTGRRYETYHSPEAFEELKKTALASLQLAEPVLRKHKVKLGVENHKDWRAPDLVNLLKQVNSEWIGVTLDFGNSMALLEDPMEVVQTLSPYVFSTHVKDMAVEEYPDGFLLSEVPMGKGILNLKKMVDLCKQHNPEGTFSLEMITRDPLEIPCLTNTYWETMGSVPGSDLARMLRTVRQHKYPGGLPRMGKLDADGKLALEEENIVACIHYSKQSLGLT; encoded by the coding sequence ATGAAAAGACGAGATTTTATCCAAAAAGCGTCACTCGGCGCGGCTGCCCTGTCGCTTCCGCAATTACCGACGTTTGCGAAAGACACGCGCATGGGCATTGTGGTGCATTCGTACTGGAGCCGCTGGAATTCAAAAACAGACAGCAAGAAGTATCCAGCGTTTACCAATGCCATTCAGTTGCTGGATCATTGCCACCAACTGGGAGCCGGGGGCGTGCAGGTGATCGTAAACGGCTGGTCAACGGATTTTGCCAAAAAGGTGCGTGATGAGCGCGAGAAATATGGCCTCTACCTGGAAGGCTCCATTGGCCTGCCCAAAAAAGCAGAGGACGTGTCTAAGTTTGAGCAGGACGTTGTCAATGCACGGGAAGCCGGAGCGCATGTGTTACGAACGGTTTGCTCAACCGGACGACGCTACGAAACCTACCACTCACCCGAAGCCTTCGAGGAGTTAAAGAAAACGGCATTGGCTTCTCTGCAGTTAGCCGAGCCCGTTCTGCGGAAGCATAAGGTCAAACTGGGCGTTGAAAACCACAAAGACTGGCGAGCGCCAGACCTAGTCAATCTATTGAAGCAGGTCAACAGCGAATGGATCGGCGTTACGCTCGATTTCGGTAATAGTATGGCCCTCCTTGAAGATCCGATGGAAGTTGTCCAGACGTTGTCGCCCTATGTCTTCAGCACGCACGTCAAAGACATGGCGGTTGAGGAATATCCCGATGGGTTTTTATTGTCGGAGGTGCCCATGGGGAAAGGTATTCTGAACCTGAAAAAGATGGTTGACCTCTGCAAACAGCATAACCCAGAAGGTACATTCAGTCTGGAAATGATCACGCGTGACCCGCTGGAAATTCCCTGTCTGACCAATACCTACTGGGAAACCATGGGCAGCGTACCGGGCTCTGACCTGGCGCGCATGCTCCGCACGGTCAGGCAGCACAAATACCCCGGCGGCCTTCCCCGCATGGGCAAACTGGATGCTGATGGCAAACTGGCCCTCGAAGAGGAAAATATTGTCGCCTGCATTCATTACAGCAAACAGTCTTTGGGGCTTACGTAA
- a CDS encoding MFS transporter, with protein MEQAIGRRKKTQVRYGMLALVFVNVVINYLDRSNISVAGAALSKDMNLSSEELGFIFSAFGWTYALLQIPGGLIADRFGPRILYAFCLITWSIATLCQGFVKGFASLFSLRLATGAFEAPSYPINNRIVTSWFPEHERASSIALYVSGQFIGLAFLTPVLVNVQHLAGWQGLFIGTGIVGLLWGVIWYVFYRDPLDHPTVSEEELTYIEEGGGLFRGRKPGTNQAAVWKWVNVKQVFSTRTLWGVYIGQFAVNATLWFFLTWFPTYLVKYRGLDFIKSGYLASVPFLAACAGLLLSGFVSDRLVKQGKSVTMARKAPIIIGLLLSISIIGANYTDDTALIIFFMALAFFGSGMALISWVFVSILSPKNLIGLTGGVFNFMGNLASIVVPIVIGFLAKDGDFKPALVFIGTLGLIGACSYIFLVGKIERAITQDAPEGIVVGE; from the coding sequence ATGGAGCAAGCAATTGGCAGACGTAAAAAGACGCAGGTGCGCTACGGGATGTTAGCCCTTGTCTTTGTCAATGTGGTCATCAACTACCTGGATCGTAGTAATATTTCCGTAGCGGGCGCGGCCCTGAGCAAAGACATGAACCTGTCGTCGGAGGAGCTGGGGTTCATTTTTTCCGCTTTTGGCTGGACGTATGCGCTCCTTCAGATTCCGGGCGGATTAATTGCTGACCGGTTTGGTCCGCGCATCCTGTATGCCTTCTGTTTGATTACCTGGTCCATTGCCACCCTTTGTCAGGGATTTGTGAAAGGATTTGCCAGCCTGTTTTCGCTACGGCTGGCCACGGGTGCCTTCGAAGCACCCTCTTACCCCATTAATAACCGGATCGTAACGAGCTGGTTTCCCGAGCACGAACGAGCCTCGTCCATTGCCCTCTATGTATCGGGGCAATTCATTGGCCTTGCCTTTCTGACACCGGTGCTGGTCAATGTGCAGCATCTGGCCGGCTGGCAGGGGCTGTTCATTGGCACCGGAATCGTTGGGCTGCTCTGGGGTGTGATCTGGTATGTTTTTTACCGCGATCCGCTCGACCACCCAACCGTGAGTGAAGAAGAACTGACATACATAGAAGAAGGCGGTGGCCTGTTCAGAGGGCGGAAGCCAGGCACGAATCAGGCGGCTGTCTGGAAATGGGTTAATGTAAAACAGGTCTTCTCCACCCGAACGCTATGGGGCGTTTACATCGGGCAGTTTGCCGTCAATGCCACCCTTTGGTTTTTCCTTACCTGGTTTCCAACCTACCTGGTAAAATACCGGGGGCTGGACTTCATCAAATCGGGCTATCTGGCTTCGGTGCCTTTTTTAGCAGCCTGCGCGGGTCTGCTCCTGTCGGGCTTTGTTTCCGACCGGTTGGTGAAGCAGGGAAAATCGGTGACCATGGCTCGCAAAGCGCCCATCATTATTGGGCTGCTATTGTCTATCAGCATCATAGGTGCCAATTATACCGACGATACAGCGTTGATTATTTTCTTTATGGCGCTGGCGTTCTTTGGATCGGGCATGGCGCTGATCTCCTGGGTATTCGTGTCTATTCTATCCCCCAAAAACCTGATTGGCCTGACCGGGGGCGTTTTTAATTTCATGGGGAATCTGGCTTCCATTGTCGTACCCATTGTGATTGGCTTTCTGGCCAAAGACGGCGACTTCAAACCGGCCCTTGTGTTCATTGGCACCTTAGGTCTGATTGGCGCGTGTTCCTATATATTTCTGGTTGGCAAAATAGAACGGGCCATTACGCAGGATGCACCGGAAGGTATCGTTGTTGGGGAGTAA